From a single Brassica rapa cultivar Chiifu-401-42 chromosome A01, CAAS_Brap_v3.01, whole genome shotgun sequence genomic region:
- the LOC103858232 gene encoding probable lysine-specific demethylase JMJ14 isoform X3, with translation MESSASPAAESKAMEVDSEKQSVKRDGSPGPDSTPPSPKVDSEKQEIKGDSSPEPDSEKQSIKGDRSPEPDSAPPSPKVSAKWNPLEACRPSVDDAPIFYPTNEDFEDPLAYIEKLRSRAELFGICRIVPPVAWKPPCPLKEKEIWEKSKFPTRIQLIDLLQNREPIQKSPKSKKRKRGRVSKVGYSRRRRGSGSDDDDSTEDAEGKFGFQTGPDFTLEEFQKYDEEFKESYFQLENGSKASENKKFKPKVKDIEGEYWRIVEQATDEVEVYYGADLETKKFGSGFPKYSPDSRKSLEEHQYSTSGWNLNNLSRLPGSVLSFERCDISGVIVPWLYVGMCFSTFCWHVEDHHLYSLNYLHTGDPKVWYGIPGSHAASFENAMKKLLPDLFEEQPDLLHQLVTQLSPSILKEQGIPVYRAVQRSGEFILTFPKAYHSGFNCGFNCAEAVNVAPVDWLVHGQDAVEGYSKQRRKSSLSHDKLLLGAAMEAIYYLWELAVTRKKTPVIARWKRVCSEDGLLTKAVKKRVEMEAERLNQLGDSYSVVKMEGDFDIKRERECFLCFYDLHMSASSCKCSPNRFACLTHAKDLCSCESKDRFVLLRHTLDELRSLVRALEGYPDAIEAWARISREHNPSRQQSAKEALDFKSSTSGSKSRGSSKTQLQNNLQLGSEGLQSDKEVKLKQDGDQDVHGITTKSDEKKIAVKSQNPHSVSDVGCSEPDAATNRLSHSVELLKSGSLVVKKQWCSKQAIYSKGFKSRVKFISVLDPTKLTNYISEVLDAGLAGPLFRVSLEECPSENFSNVSAEKCWQMVIQRLKLEIIKRCDQPASSLTALQALESIGLEMFGFLSPHVIQALEALDPKHQLEEYWNQKTAKVFGVELTKEGEKDNDDKEKGGASDPSMDRDTRLLRGLLKKATPEELAMMHGLLCGETRNTELQEELSSLVDKMEKSP, from the exons ATGGAGAGTTCTGCATCTCCAGCAGCAGAGTCTAAGGCTATGGAG gttgATTCTGAGAAACAATCGGTTAAAAGAGATGGTAGCCCTGGGCCGGACTCTACTCCTCCTAGTCCGAAA GTTGATTCTGAGAAACAAGAGATTAAAGGAGATAGTAGCCCTGAGCCTGATTCTGAGAAACAATCGATTAAAGGAGATAGGAGCCCTGAACCTGACTCTGCTCCTCCTAGTCCTAAA gTATCTGCTAAATGGAATCCATTAGAAGCTTGCAGGCCTTCGGTTGATGATGCTCCCATATTCTATCCCACTAATGAG GACTTTGAAGATCCACTTGCTTACATAGAGAAGCTGCGCAGTAGAGCAGAACTATTCGGCATATGTAGAATTGTACCACCCGTTGCGTGGAAACCTCCCTGTCCTCTGAAGGAAAAAGAAATATGGGAGAAGTCCAAGTTCCCCACTCGGATTCAGCTGATTGACTTGCTTCAAAACAGAGAACCGATTCAAAAGTCTCCCAAAAGCAAGAAGCGAAAACGGGGAAGAGTCTCTAAAGTTGGAtactcaagaagaagaagaggttcAGGCAGCGATGATGATGATTCCACTGAAGATGCTGAAGGGAAATTTGGTTTCCAGACTGGGCCAGATTTTACACTTGAAGAGTTTCAGAAGTATGATGAAGAATTTAAGGAATCTTATTTTCAGTTAGAGAATGGTTCCAAAGCGTCTGAAAATAAGAAGTTTAAACCTAAGGTTAAGGATATCGAAGGCGAGTATTGGCGGATAGTGGAGCAAGCAACTGATGAAGTAGAG GTGTACTATGGAGCTGACTTGGAAACGAAGAAATTTGGAAGTGGTTTCCCCAAGTATTCACCAGATTCTCGTAAAAGTTTAGAAGAACATCAATACTCTACAAGTGGCTGGAACCTAAACAATTTATCGCGTCTCCCTGGATCTGTTTTATCTTTTGAGAGGTGCGACATCTCAGGAGTTATTGTGCCATGGCTTTATGTTGGAATGTGCTTTTCAACTTTTTGTTGG CATGTTGAAGATCATCACCTTTATTCCTTGAACTACTTACACACGGGTGATCCAAAAGTTTGGTATGGGATCCCTGGAAGCCATGCTGCGTCCTTTGAAAACGCAATGAAAAAACTTCTTCCAGATTTGTTTGAAGAACAGCCTGACTTGCTACATCAACTG GTCACCCAGTTATCTCCAAGCATCTTAAAAGAGCAGGGAATACCTGTCTATCGAGCTGTCCAGCGCAGTGGAGAGTTCATTCTAACCTTCCCCAAGGCCTACCACTCTGGGTTCAACTGTGGTTTCAACTGTGCGGAAGCAGTGAATGTTGCACCAGTTGATTGGCTGGTTCATGGACAGGATGCAGTGGAAGGATATAGCAAGCAGCGGCGAAAGAGCTCATTGTCGCATGACAAGCTGCTTCTTGGAGCAGCTATGGAAGCTATTTATTATCTCTGGGAGCTGGCAGTTACAAGGAAGAAGACCCCTGTGATTGCGAGGTGGAAAAGAGTTTGTAGTGAGGATGGATTGCTTACGAAGGCAGTCAAG AAGCGGGTGGAGATGGAGGCAGAAAGACTAAATCAACTTGGGGATAGTTATAGCGTGGTGAAGATGGAGGGTGATTTTGACattaagagagaaagagagtgctTCTTGTGCTTCTATGATTTGCATATGTCTGCTTCAAGCTGCAAGTGTTCCCCCAACCGATTTGCGTGTCTTACCCACGCTAAGGATCTCTGTTCATGTGAAAGCAAGGATAGATTTGTTCTTCTTCGTCATACTCTGGATGAGTTACGGTCTCTGGTCAGAGCTCTAGAAGGGTATCCCGATGCCATAGAAGCTTGGGCACGTATAAGCCGTGAACATAATCCTTCACGGCAGCAGAGCGCAAAAGAAGCATTGGATTTCAAGAGCAGCACCTCCGGTTCAAAGAGTCGTGGTTCATCGAAAACACAGCTACAAAACAATCTCCAGTTAGGCTCTGAAGGCTTACAAAGTGATAAGGAAGTTAAGTTGAAACAAGATGGTGATCAAGATGTACATGGCATCACTACTAAGTCTGATGAGAAGAAGATTGCGGTTAAATCTCAAAACCCACATTCGGTTTCAGATGTAGGGTGTAGCGAGCCAGATGCCGCAACCAATAGGTTGAGTCACTCTGTTGAGCTTTTGAAGTCTGGATCTCTTGTTGTTAAGAAGCAGTGGTGCAGTAAGCAAGCCATCTACTCAAAAG GATTCAAGAGCCGTGTTAAGTTCATAAGCGTGCTTGATCCAACAAAACTAACTAACTACATCTCCGAGGTTCTGGATGCAGGGCTTGCTGGTCCACTGTTCAGG gtGTCACTAGAAGAATGCCCCAGCGAGAACTTCTCGAATGTATCAGCTGAGAAGTGCTGGCAAATGGTGATACAAAGGCTTAAACTCGAAATCATCAAGAGATGTGATCAACCAGCTAGCTCCTTGACCGCTTTACAGGCTTTGGAGAGTATTGGACTTGAAATGTTTGGCTTTCTCTCACCGCACGTTATTCAG GCGCTTGAGGCTCTCGATCCAAAGCATCAGTTGGAGGAGTATTGGAACCAAAAAACAGCGAAAGTGTTTGGTGTTGAACTCACAAAGGAAGGAGAAAAGGATAATGATGATAAAGAGAAAGGAGGGGCTTCAGATCCCTCAATGGACAGGGACACAAGGCTTCTGCGTGGACTGTTGAAGAAGGCGACACCGGAAGAGCTAGCAATGATGCATGGACTTCTATGTGGTGAGACACGCAACACCGAGCTCCAGGAAGAGCTCTCCTCTTTGGTGGATAAGATGGAGAAAAGTCCTTGA
- the LOC103858232 gene encoding probable lysine-specific demethylase JMJ14 isoform X1 produces the protein MESSASPAAESKAMEVDSEKQSVKRDGSPGPDSTPPSPKKVASPAAESLAMEVDSEKQEIKGDSSPEPDSEKQSIKGDRSPEPDSAPPSPKVSAKWNPLEACRPSVDDAPIFYPTNEDFEDPLAYIEKLRSRAELFGICRIVPPVAWKPPCPLKEKEIWEKSKFPTRIQLIDLLQNREPIQKSPKSKKRKRGRVSKVGYSRRRRGSGSDDDDSTEDAEGKFGFQTGPDFTLEEFQKYDEEFKESYFQLENGSKASENKKFKPKVKDIEGEYWRIVEQATDEVEVYYGADLETKKFGSGFPKYSPDSRKSLEEHQYSTSGWNLNNLSRLPGSVLSFERCDISGVIVPWLYVGMCFSTFCWHVEDHHLYSLNYLHTGDPKVWYGIPGSHAASFENAMKKLLPDLFEEQPDLLHQLVTQLSPSILKEQGIPVYRAVQRSGEFILTFPKAYHSGFNCGFNCAEAVNVAPVDWLVHGQDAVEGYSKQRRKSSLSHDKLLLGAAMEAIYYLWELAVTRKKTPVIARWKRVCSEDGLLTKAVKKRVEMEAERLNQLGDSYSVVKMEGDFDIKRERECFLCFYDLHMSASSCKCSPNRFACLTHAKDLCSCESKDRFVLLRHTLDELRSLVRALEGYPDAIEAWARISREHNPSRQQSAKEALDFKSSTSGSKSRGSSKTQLQNNLQLGSEGLQSDKEVKLKQDGDQDVHGITTKSDEKKIAVKSQNPHSVSDVGCSEPDAATNRLSHSVELLKSGSLVVKKQWCSKQAIYSKGFKSRVKFISVLDPTKLTNYISEVLDAGLAGPLFRVSLEECPSENFSNVSAEKCWQMVIQRLKLEIIKRCDQPASSLTALQALESIGLEMFGFLSPHVIQALEALDPKHQLEEYWNQKTAKVFGVELTKEGEKDNDDKEKGGASDPSMDRDTRLLRGLLKKATPEELAMMHGLLCGETRNTELQEELSSLVDKMEKSP, from the exons ATGGAGAGTTCTGCATCTCCAGCAGCAGAGTCTAAGGCTATGGAG gttgATTCTGAGAAACAATCGGTTAAAAGAGATGGTAGCCCTGGGCCGGACTCTACTCCTCCTAGTCCGAAA AAGGTTGCATCTCCTGCAGCAGAGTCTTTGGCTATGGAG GTTGATTCTGAGAAACAAGAGATTAAAGGAGATAGTAGCCCTGAGCCTGATTCTGAGAAACAATCGATTAAAGGAGATAGGAGCCCTGAACCTGACTCTGCTCCTCCTAGTCCTAAA gTATCTGCTAAATGGAATCCATTAGAAGCTTGCAGGCCTTCGGTTGATGATGCTCCCATATTCTATCCCACTAATGAG GACTTTGAAGATCCACTTGCTTACATAGAGAAGCTGCGCAGTAGAGCAGAACTATTCGGCATATGTAGAATTGTACCACCCGTTGCGTGGAAACCTCCCTGTCCTCTGAAGGAAAAAGAAATATGGGAGAAGTCCAAGTTCCCCACTCGGATTCAGCTGATTGACTTGCTTCAAAACAGAGAACCGATTCAAAAGTCTCCCAAAAGCAAGAAGCGAAAACGGGGAAGAGTCTCTAAAGTTGGAtactcaagaagaagaagaggttcAGGCAGCGATGATGATGATTCCACTGAAGATGCTGAAGGGAAATTTGGTTTCCAGACTGGGCCAGATTTTACACTTGAAGAGTTTCAGAAGTATGATGAAGAATTTAAGGAATCTTATTTTCAGTTAGAGAATGGTTCCAAAGCGTCTGAAAATAAGAAGTTTAAACCTAAGGTTAAGGATATCGAAGGCGAGTATTGGCGGATAGTGGAGCAAGCAACTGATGAAGTAGAG GTGTACTATGGAGCTGACTTGGAAACGAAGAAATTTGGAAGTGGTTTCCCCAAGTATTCACCAGATTCTCGTAAAAGTTTAGAAGAACATCAATACTCTACAAGTGGCTGGAACCTAAACAATTTATCGCGTCTCCCTGGATCTGTTTTATCTTTTGAGAGGTGCGACATCTCAGGAGTTATTGTGCCATGGCTTTATGTTGGAATGTGCTTTTCAACTTTTTGTTGG CATGTTGAAGATCATCACCTTTATTCCTTGAACTACTTACACACGGGTGATCCAAAAGTTTGGTATGGGATCCCTGGAAGCCATGCTGCGTCCTTTGAAAACGCAATGAAAAAACTTCTTCCAGATTTGTTTGAAGAACAGCCTGACTTGCTACATCAACTG GTCACCCAGTTATCTCCAAGCATCTTAAAAGAGCAGGGAATACCTGTCTATCGAGCTGTCCAGCGCAGTGGAGAGTTCATTCTAACCTTCCCCAAGGCCTACCACTCTGGGTTCAACTGTGGTTTCAACTGTGCGGAAGCAGTGAATGTTGCACCAGTTGATTGGCTGGTTCATGGACAGGATGCAGTGGAAGGATATAGCAAGCAGCGGCGAAAGAGCTCATTGTCGCATGACAAGCTGCTTCTTGGAGCAGCTATGGAAGCTATTTATTATCTCTGGGAGCTGGCAGTTACAAGGAAGAAGACCCCTGTGATTGCGAGGTGGAAAAGAGTTTGTAGTGAGGATGGATTGCTTACGAAGGCAGTCAAG AAGCGGGTGGAGATGGAGGCAGAAAGACTAAATCAACTTGGGGATAGTTATAGCGTGGTGAAGATGGAGGGTGATTTTGACattaagagagaaagagagtgctTCTTGTGCTTCTATGATTTGCATATGTCTGCTTCAAGCTGCAAGTGTTCCCCCAACCGATTTGCGTGTCTTACCCACGCTAAGGATCTCTGTTCATGTGAAAGCAAGGATAGATTTGTTCTTCTTCGTCATACTCTGGATGAGTTACGGTCTCTGGTCAGAGCTCTAGAAGGGTATCCCGATGCCATAGAAGCTTGGGCACGTATAAGCCGTGAACATAATCCTTCACGGCAGCAGAGCGCAAAAGAAGCATTGGATTTCAAGAGCAGCACCTCCGGTTCAAAGAGTCGTGGTTCATCGAAAACACAGCTACAAAACAATCTCCAGTTAGGCTCTGAAGGCTTACAAAGTGATAAGGAAGTTAAGTTGAAACAAGATGGTGATCAAGATGTACATGGCATCACTACTAAGTCTGATGAGAAGAAGATTGCGGTTAAATCTCAAAACCCACATTCGGTTTCAGATGTAGGGTGTAGCGAGCCAGATGCCGCAACCAATAGGTTGAGTCACTCTGTTGAGCTTTTGAAGTCTGGATCTCTTGTTGTTAAGAAGCAGTGGTGCAGTAAGCAAGCCATCTACTCAAAAG GATTCAAGAGCCGTGTTAAGTTCATAAGCGTGCTTGATCCAACAAAACTAACTAACTACATCTCCGAGGTTCTGGATGCAGGGCTTGCTGGTCCACTGTTCAGG gtGTCACTAGAAGAATGCCCCAGCGAGAACTTCTCGAATGTATCAGCTGAGAAGTGCTGGCAAATGGTGATACAAAGGCTTAAACTCGAAATCATCAAGAGATGTGATCAACCAGCTAGCTCCTTGACCGCTTTACAGGCTTTGGAGAGTATTGGACTTGAAATGTTTGGCTTTCTCTCACCGCACGTTATTCAG GCGCTTGAGGCTCTCGATCCAAAGCATCAGTTGGAGGAGTATTGGAACCAAAAAACAGCGAAAGTGTTTGGTGTTGAACTCACAAAGGAAGGAGAAAAGGATAATGATGATAAAGAGAAAGGAGGGGCTTCAGATCCCTCAATGGACAGGGACACAAGGCTTCTGCGTGGACTGTTGAAGAAGGCGACACCGGAAGAGCTAGCAATGATGCATGGACTTCTATGTGGTGAGACACGCAACACCGAGCTCCAGGAAGAGCTCTCCTCTTTGGTGGATAAGATGGAGAAAAGTCCTTGA